In Vibrio hippocampi, a single genomic region encodes these proteins:
- a CDS encoding polysaccharide lyase family 7 protein, translated as MKPIMVRPLTVAMMAVFGTLATSASAATFVMEKNGTSFSIDGNGGAQEGQQLYLWGTNQSNVNQQWVQVNHGDGYYSYKKNGTNLCWDGGSGGAQRQAVTLEVCDSSNYDQHWQKVKVVSGSEIYRFQKRNATGYSIDGNGGAVERQSLYLWDSSDSNVNQQWVLTNIDDTSGNALAIDTAFDDGSGHGNYPATNAIDGSTDWATRWAGSSTEAVNLTIQLQETSNVSEVAIAWGQGDSRAYTFEVYARPGTSGSWTKVYDDVSSGTTDGFEVFDVTDISAQQIRIKTFENTAGTEWTNINEVEIYGSSSDGGGDPVDPPVGDAEYPSDLMSNYNQWKITYPDGSEDKTLYQASNEFFYVNDDRNGIVFFAPVRSDNGTTPNSSYIRSELREREADGSSDIYWTTSGKHVVYAKQAITHLPIVKDHLVATQIHGNKEEGIDDSLVLRLEGSHLFLSFNGGKLRDNLTIKTNYSLGTVHEVMFEVIDGKHYVYYSEDGNLGSAYASGNADQYLVKDNGDTVLMDLDYGEAYFKIGNYTQSNPEEEGSYTDDPDNYGEVVVYDFWVSHD; from the coding sequence ATGAAACCGATAATGGTGCGTCCGTTGACGGTCGCGATGATGGCAGTGTTCGGTACACTTGCAACATCCGCTAGCGCAGCAACTTTTGTGATGGAGAAAAACGGGACCAGCTTTTCTATTGATGGTAATGGTGGTGCACAAGAAGGGCAGCAACTTTATCTATGGGGTACCAACCAATCGAATGTGAATCAGCAATGGGTGCAGGTTAATCATGGTGATGGTTATTACTCATATAAGAAAAACGGCACCAACTTATGCTGGGACGGTGGTAGCGGCGGTGCACAACGTCAAGCGGTGACGCTTGAAGTGTGTGATTCAAGCAACTACGACCAACATTGGCAAAAAGTGAAAGTGGTGAGTGGTAGCGAAATCTATCGCTTCCAAAAGCGTAATGCGACGGGCTATTCCATCGATGGCAATGGCGGCGCTGTGGAGAGACAGTCGTTGTACTTGTGGGATTCAAGTGACAGCAACGTCAACCAGCAGTGGGTTCTAACCAATATTGATGATACTTCTGGTAACGCACTGGCTATCGATACGGCATTTGATGATGGTTCCGGTCATGGTAACTATCCGGCGACCAACGCGATTGATGGCAGCACGGATTGGGCAACTCGCTGGGCGGGTTCATCAACAGAGGCGGTCAACCTAACGATTCAGCTACAAGAAACCAGCAATGTGAGTGAAGTCGCGATTGCATGGGGTCAAGGTGATTCACGCGCTTATACCTTTGAAGTTTATGCACGTCCAGGTACCAGTGGCTCGTGGACTAAGGTTTATGATGATGTGAGCAGCGGCACGACGGATGGATTTGAAGTCTTTGATGTAACGGATATTTCTGCTCAGCAGATCCGTATTAAGACCTTTGAAAACACCGCAGGGACGGAATGGACCAACATCAACGAAGTTGAGATCTACGGTAGTTCAAGTGATGGCGGCGGTGATCCGGTTGATCCACCTGTCGGCGATGCAGAATATCCTTCTGATTTGATGAGTAACTACAATCAGTGGAAGATCACTTACCCTGACGGCTCGGAAGATAAGACGTTATACCAAGCAAGCAACGAATTCTTCTATGTGAATGATGACCGCAACGGTATTGTGTTCTTTGCTCCAGTTCGCTCTGATAACGGTACGACACCGAATTCAAGCTACATTCGTTCTGAGCTTCGTGAGCGTGAAGCTGACGGCAGTTCAGATATCTACTGGACCACATCTGGCAAGCATGTTGTGTATGCGAAACAGGCGATTACTCACCTGCCTATCGTTAAAGACCACTTAGTGGCGACTCAGATTCACGGTAACAAAGAAGAAGGCATTGATGATTCGTTGGTGCTTCGTTTAGAAGGTTCACACCTATTCCTATCGTTCAACGGCGGCAAACTGCGTGACAACCTAACCATTAAGACCAATTACTCGTTGGGTACGGTTCATGAAGTGATGTTTGAAGTTATCGATGGCAAGCACTATGTCTACTACAGTGAAGACGGCAACCTAGGCAGCGCGTATGCTTCGGGTAACGCTGACCAATATCTGGTGAAAGACAATGGTGACACGGTATTGATGGATCTCGATTACGGAGAAGCTTACTTCAAGATTGGTAACTATACTCAGAGTAACCCTGAAGAAGAAGGTTCATACACCGATGACCCTGATAACTACGGTGAAGTTGTGGTTTACGATTTCTGGGTATCTCATGACTAA
- a CDS encoding LysR family transcriptional regulator: protein MDMDINQLRLLVVLERERNLSKAAQKLFMSQSAASHVLSKLRNRFDNPLFIKTRTGMEPTPLVQVLLPDIQKGLNAIDMAFEKVKPFDPTQDAKTFYVGAIDYFEFYALPKLGKRLEESAPNVRIAIDILSENMQMERVEQGHIDLILGVDELQLMPRYYNRYHWLTDNYVGIVAEKTSIADRLTLNEFVQVPQVHLPLINSGADPIDRWLHEQHQSRHISMIVQSFAVGGMVIAQTNNLMCVPLRIAKELQQMLPIRIVQLPKGIPELSLSMFTHQLYDSQDSIQWLIAQLHACIEAE from the coding sequence ATGGATATGGACATTAACCAACTGAGACTTTTGGTGGTCTTGGAAAGAGAAAGAAACCTTTCCAAAGCTGCGCAAAAACTGTTTATGAGTCAATCCGCAGCCAGTCATGTGCTGTCAAAACTTCGTAATCGATTCGATAACCCACTTTTTATCAAAACCAGAACCGGTATGGAGCCGACGCCATTGGTTCAAGTGTTACTTCCAGATATTCAAAAGGGTTTGAATGCGATAGATATGGCATTTGAGAAGGTAAAGCCTTTTGACCCAACACAAGATGCTAAAACCTTCTATGTGGGTGCGATAGATTATTTTGAGTTTTATGCGCTTCCTAAGCTTGGCAAAAGGTTGGAGGAATCGGCGCCTAACGTCAGGATTGCTATCGATATTCTGTCTGAAAATATGCAGATGGAGCGGGTGGAGCAGGGGCATATTGACCTTATTCTTGGCGTGGATGAGCTGCAACTGATGCCACGGTATTACAACCGTTACCATTGGCTGACCGACAACTATGTGGGGATTGTGGCAGAAAAAACCTCAATAGCGGATCGATTGACGCTAAATGAGTTTGTCCAAGTCCCTCAGGTGCATTTGCCCTTAATCAACTCAGGCGCTGACCCGATTGACCGCTGGTTGCACGAGCAGCATCAATCACGGCATATCTCGATGATTGTGCAGAGTTTTGCGGTGGGCGGCATGGTTATCGCTCAAACAAATAATCTCATGTGTGTGCCGCTGCGTATCGCCAAAGAGCTGCAACAGATGTTACCGATACGCATTGTGCAACTGCCTAAAGGGATCCCAGAACTCTCTTTGTCGATGTTCACCCACCAGTTGTACGATAGCCAAGATAGTATTCAATGGCTAATCGCTCAGCTGCACGCCTGTATTGAGGCAGAATAA
- a CDS encoding LysR family transcriptional regulator — MRTHSIIPRPVTEYDLRLLRIFVSVVDHGGFAAAEGALGITRSTISVHMTNLETRMNLKLCLRGRSGFSLTEEGQAVYRAVIQLFDSLNDFSLLVGTLGKELSGELVILCADQLDEKKQLKLAQTIEIVHQAAPNLHIVLDGDAISNIEKLLLKDKAHIGIFPDYQPIEGLDYQPLSSEPIYLCCSHRHPFFHKVDHQISEQDLAQASTIHPGVDIHKDGKEQLRKLNLNARSYQFDMRKTMILSGQYLGYMPQSYIQQELNAGILRIIQPSILTYQFDLSLVTKKRPRETRKLALLQKAFKTAFDLPA, encoded by the coding sequence ATGCGAACTCATTCAATCATTCCCCGCCCAGTGACAGAGTATGATCTGCGTTTACTGAGGATTTTTGTGTCAGTGGTCGATCATGGCGGTTTTGCCGCCGCTGAAGGTGCATTGGGGATTACCCGTTCGACGATCAGTGTGCATATGACCAATCTTGAAACAAGGATGAATCTTAAACTGTGTCTTCGAGGAAGATCCGGCTTTTCATTAACCGAAGAGGGACAAGCGGTTTACCGGGCGGTCATCCAACTATTCGACTCCCTGAATGACTTTTCGCTATTGGTAGGGACGCTAGGGAAAGAGTTGAGTGGAGAGTTAGTCATTCTCTGCGCCGATCAGCTCGATGAGAAGAAGCAGTTAAAACTGGCACAAACGATAGAGATTGTTCATCAGGCAGCGCCGAATTTACATATTGTGCTTGATGGGGATGCCATTTCAAATATTGAAAAGCTATTGCTCAAAGACAAAGCACATATCGGTATTTTTCCAGATTACCAGCCTATCGAGGGGCTTGACTATCAGCCTTTGTCCTCAGAGCCCATTTATCTCTGCTGTAGCCATCGTCATCCTTTTTTCCACAAGGTGGACCATCAAATCTCAGAGCAAGATTTGGCACAGGCGTCGACGATTCATCCCGGTGTTGACATACACAAGGACGGCAAAGAGCAATTAAGGAAGCTAAACCTTAATGCACGTTCCTATCAATTTGATATGCGCAAAACCATGATTCTATCCGGCCAATACTTAGGCTATATGCCACAAAGTTATATTCAGCAGGAGCTTAACGCAGGGATATTAAGAATTATCCAGCCGAGCATACTCACTTACCAGTTTGATCTCTCCTTAGTCACTAAAAAGCGCCCAAGAGAAACAAGGAAGTTAGCGTTACTGCAAAAGGCGTTTAAAACGGCTTTTGATTTACCCGCATAA
- a CDS encoding NAD-dependent succinate-semialdehyde dehydrogenase, with translation MQSEQGFVLNDEQLLKRFSYINGSWHSSESDLAVTNPSNGKVVAKVSNAGIAETELAIKSAKQALQLWSSKTANERSTLLKNWFRLLIQHQDDLGRILTLEQGKPLSEAKGEIAYGASYIEWFAEEAKRVYGETIPSPSGNKRLLVIKQPVGVVAAITPWNFPNAMIARKAAAALAAGCTFVVRPATQTPLSALAMAELAERAGIPAGVFNVVVGKDSRGMGKVLTQHPDVAKFTFTGSTAVGKSLISQCATSVKKVSMELGGNAPFIVFEDADLDAAVEGVIASKYRNAGQTCICTNRIFVHQSVLPAFTEKLTQAVSELNVGDGFAKQTQVGPMINSDAVSEVDSLVNESIAAGAKLVLGGKRHPAGDAFYLPTILTQVTNDMPIAKNEIFGPVSPVIAFTSEEQVLSLANDTEYGLAAYFYTRDIGRIWRVAEGLDFGMVGINEGIISNAAAPFGGVKQSGNGREGSRHGLADYMEMKYLCMGGLDR, from the coding sequence ATGCAAAGTGAACAGGGTTTTGTTCTCAACGACGAGCAGTTGCTCAAGCGTTTTTCTTATATCAACGGCAGTTGGCACAGCAGCGAGTCCGATCTTGCCGTGACCAATCCCTCAAATGGCAAGGTCGTTGCCAAGGTCAGCAATGCCGGTATTGCCGAAACTGAACTGGCGATAAAATCGGCCAAACAAGCCTTACAACTGTGGTCTTCAAAAACCGCCAACGAACGCAGTACCTTGCTGAAAAACTGGTTTAGGTTACTTATCCAACATCAAGATGATCTGGGGCGTATTCTCACTCTGGAACAAGGTAAACCATTGAGCGAAGCGAAAGGCGAAATTGCTTATGGCGCCTCCTATATTGAATGGTTTGCCGAAGAAGCAAAGCGCGTCTATGGCGAGACAATCCCATCACCATCGGGTAATAAAAGGCTCCTCGTCATCAAACAACCGGTTGGTGTGGTCGCTGCGATTACGCCTTGGAATTTTCCCAACGCCATGATCGCGCGTAAAGCCGCGGCGGCGCTTGCAGCAGGTTGTACCTTTGTAGTCCGTCCTGCCACGCAAACCCCGCTCTCTGCGCTCGCTATGGCAGAACTCGCCGAACGTGCGGGCATCCCAGCAGGCGTGTTTAACGTTGTCGTGGGTAAAGATTCGCGCGGTATGGGCAAAGTCCTGACTCAGCACCCTGATGTCGCTAAGTTCACTTTTACTGGCTCAACCGCCGTCGGAAAATCCCTGATTAGCCAATGTGCAACCAGTGTAAAAAAAGTTTCAATGGAATTAGGCGGCAATGCGCCTTTTATCGTATTTGAGGATGCAGACTTAGACGCCGCCGTTGAAGGTGTTATCGCTTCAAAATATCGTAATGCTGGGCAAACCTGTATTTGTACTAATCGCATTTTTGTCCATCAAAGTGTGTTGCCCGCTTTCACCGAGAAATTGACTCAGGCAGTCAGTGAATTAAACGTAGGCGATGGTTTTGCTAAGCAGACTCAGGTCGGGCCGATGATCAACAGCGACGCCGTTAGCGAAGTTGATTCGCTGGTGAACGAATCGATTGCCGCTGGTGCAAAACTCGTCTTAGGCGGAAAACGCCACCCCGCTGGTGACGCCTTCTATTTGCCGACGATTTTAACCCAAGTCACCAATGATATGCCTATCGCCAAAAACGAGATTTTTGGTCCAGTTTCCCCCGTCATAGCCTTCACCAGCGAGGAACAAGTGTTATCGCTCGCCAATGACACAGAATATGGTTTAGCCGCCTATTTTTACACCCGAGATATCGGTCGTATCTGGCGTGTTGCCGAGGGCTTAGATTTTGGCATGGTCGGCATCAATGAAGGTATCATCTCCAACGCCGCTGCGCCCTTTGGTGGCGTTAAGCAATCAGGCAATGGACGTGAAGGTTCTCGACATGGTCTAGCGGACTATATGGAGATGAAGTATCTCTGTATGGGCGGGTTAGATCGCTGA
- a CDS encoding aspartate:alanine exchanger family transporter yields MLFIFEYLANNSFVFLFVSLAIGYPLGQLTIKGVSLGTTAGTLVVGVALALTAFSLFNLKIEEPGLVSDIFLMMFMYAIGMKVGPQFFSGLARGGIDFVVIGLIVVVSNFIIVVVGAKLLGLAPGYAAGIISGSYTVTAVMGVAQSAVSSGAFVPPDGMSIDTVSANIAAGYAISYVLSTVFIILLIKYLPALFGIDPVKAGQEAEAQFSDGENNEKLPSTFGFSDLDQLPIDIRAYQVTHQELVGKSVQALFHQCPQAAILRVVRGEQIIDASDNPKLQLNDIVGIRGEYQVLIEKGTNVVGNEVDEPRARNVDLEVADIHVGKSDHAGKTVADLHSEIGFGVHFKALFRQGHQQPLLPQTQIEVGDVLRVAGSAWCVEQAAKQLNSAPIVESTVTETFYLAVALLIGYVVGHFSVSIAGIPFALGTSAGCMLTGIIFSFLRTRNPAFGGPMSEGARSFLQDIGLNLFVAVLAATVGPKILASFQGIVVIKIALLGLTAALVPPLLAWLYGLYIRKMNPAILAGACAGGRNSTPAMKGAQDTCQSDMPAIGYPVPYALTSVLVLIFGYIAMVIS; encoded by the coding sequence ATGCTTTTCATTTTTGAATATTTAGCAAACAATTCTTTTGTCTTTTTATTTGTTTCATTAGCGATTGGTTACCCACTTGGTCAATTGACGATTAAGGGAGTCAGCCTCGGCACCACAGCAGGAACGCTTGTGGTTGGCGTTGCTTTGGCACTCACTGCTTTTTCCCTCTTCAATCTAAAAATCGAAGAGCCGGGATTGGTGTCGGACATTTTCTTAATGATGTTTATGTACGCCATCGGAATGAAAGTGGGTCCGCAGTTTTTCTCCGGCTTAGCCCGTGGCGGGATCGATTTCGTCGTTATTGGTCTGATTGTCGTTGTCAGTAACTTTATTATCGTCGTGGTCGGCGCTAAGTTGCTCGGACTCGCCCCCGGCTATGCTGCTGGCATTATATCAGGCAGTTACACCGTGACAGCAGTAATGGGCGTTGCCCAATCAGCGGTCAGCTCAGGGGCATTTGTACCTCCCGACGGCATGAGTATTGATACCGTCAGTGCCAACATTGCCGCCGGTTATGCCATCAGTTATGTGCTATCCACCGTGTTTATTATTCTGCTAATCAAATACCTGCCCGCTCTATTTGGTATTGATCCAGTCAAAGCGGGTCAAGAAGCCGAGGCGCAATTTTCAGATGGAGAGAATAATGAAAAACTGCCGAGTACCTTTGGCTTTTCCGATTTAGATCAACTGCCGATTGATATACGCGCGTATCAAGTGACGCACCAAGAACTGGTGGGTAAATCGGTTCAAGCACTATTTCATCAATGCCCACAAGCCGCCATCCTGCGCGTGGTTCGCGGTGAGCAAATCATTGATGCCTCGGACAATCCCAAATTACAGCTCAATGACATTGTCGGTATTCGGGGTGAATACCAAGTTCTGATTGAGAAAGGAACAAATGTGGTCGGCAACGAGGTTGATGAACCCAGAGCAAGAAACGTTGACCTTGAAGTCGCCGATATTCATGTCGGTAAATCCGATCATGCTGGTAAAACCGTCGCAGATCTGCACTCGGAGATCGGCTTTGGTGTTCATTTCAAAGCCTTGTTCCGTCAAGGGCATCAGCAACCCTTATTGCCACAAACCCAAATTGAAGTCGGCGATGTATTGCGCGTAGCAGGATCGGCATGGTGCGTTGAACAAGCGGCAAAACAGCTCAACAGTGCCCCAATTGTTGAAAGCACGGTCACCGAAACTTTCTACCTCGCCGTTGCCCTGCTTATTGGTTATGTCGTGGGTCACTTTAGCGTCTCGATTGCCGGCATCCCCTTTGCCCTTGGGACATCAGCGGGTTGCATGTTAACCGGTATTATTTTCTCATTCTTACGAACTCGAAATCCCGCTTTTGGTGGGCCGATGAGTGAAGGCGCGCGTAGTTTTTTACAAGATATCGGGCTGAATCTTTTCGTCGCTGTCCTTGCCGCTACGGTAGGACCGAAAATTCTCGCATCGTTTCAGGGTATTGTCGTGATTAAGATTGCTTTGCTGGGTTTGACCGCGGCTTTGGTTCCTCCACTCCTCGCTTGGCTCTACGGCTTATATATCAGGAAAATGAATCCCGCCATTCTTGCCGGAGCATGTGCAGGTGGTCGAAATAGCACCCCCGCTATGAAAGGCGCACAAGACACATGTCAAAGTGATATGCCCGCAATCGGTTATCCCGTCCCCTATGCGCTGACATCGGTGTTAGTTCTGATATTCGGCTATATTGCTATGGTGATAAGTTAG